In Pseudomonas hamedanensis, a single window of DNA contains:
- a CDS encoding DUF1206 domain-containing protein, protein MSTRHTLVLLARGGYAARGVLYLIIGIFALLAAHDSTKPKDSHKSLEALLSQPFGYVLVGLVVAGLLAFAAWRALQAIRDIDHHGNELKGLVIRAGLLAGGLVNAALAFFALSLLVSGVRNSGGSGDGKTKDLLAQLLSFEHSNMLIYLIALIPLGVGIAHIIKGWKASFEKYFEADDEVMRYVRPVSRFGLIARGVVFIEIALLMAVSGSIYQATNPPGMKEALDALQNLPAGGVLLILMALGLIAFSVYSFSEAAWRRINMDVPL, encoded by the coding sequence ATGTCCACCCGACACACTCTGGTCTTACTTGCTCGAGGCGGATATGCCGCGCGAGGTGTTCTGTATCTAATCATCGGCATCTTCGCGCTGCTAGCAGCGCACGATTCCACCAAACCGAAAGACAGCCACAAAAGTCTTGAGGCATTGCTGAGCCAGCCGTTCGGCTATGTGCTTGTGGGTCTGGTGGTCGCCGGGCTTCTTGCCTTCGCCGCCTGGCGTGCGTTACAAGCTATTCGCGACATCGATCACCACGGCAACGAACTAAAGGGTCTGGTCATTCGTGCTGGTTTGCTGGCTGGTGGTCTGGTCAATGCGGCACTGGCCTTCTTTGCCTTGAGCCTGCTGGTGAGTGGCGTCAGAAATTCCGGCGGTTCCGGGGATGGCAAGACCAAGGATCTATTGGCGCAGCTGTTGTCGTTCGAGCACTCGAACATGCTGATTTACCTGATCGCGCTGATACCGCTGGGCGTCGGAATCGCGCACATTATTAAAGGCTGGAAGGCTTCGTTCGAGAAGTATTTCGAGGCGGATGATGAAGTGATGCGCTATGTGCGCCCAGTGTCGCGGTTTGGGCTGATCGCCCGCGGCGTGGTGTTTATCGAGATTGCCCTGCTGATGGCCGTCAGTGGCTCGATATACCAAGCGACCAATCCCCCCGGCATGAAGGAGGCGCTTGATGCACTGCAGAATCTGCCGGCAGGCGGTGTGCTGCTGATACTAATGGCGTTGGGCTTGATCGCGTTCTCGGTTTACAGTTTTTCCGAAGCCGCCTGGCGCAGGATCAACATGGATGTGCCGTTGTAA
- a CDS encoding DsbA family oxidoreductase — protein MTVPVSIDFVSDVVCPWCALGATALEQAIANLAGEVAVELTFKPFELNPDMPAEGEHAIKHMMRKYARSAEEVASRNEMIVARGKAIGFQFDLEKRSHFYNTFDAHRLLLWAVQEGHQVTLNKILLKAYFTNGENPSNHETLVRLAGEAGLSTTRAREILASEAFAIEVRELESFYLQRGINSVPAMVLNGRQLMSGSLSVKEYEQVLRQVARESATA, from the coding sequence ATGACTGTTCCCGTCAGTATCGATTTTGTGTCGGATGTGGTGTGTCCCTGGTGCGCACTCGGCGCCACAGCGCTGGAGCAAGCCATCGCCAATCTTGCCGGCGAGGTTGCCGTGGAGCTGACCTTCAAGCCTTTCGAACTGAACCCGGACATGCCGGCCGAGGGCGAACACGCCATCAAGCACATGATGCGCAAATACGCTCGCAGCGCCGAAGAGGTCGCCTCCCGCAATGAAATGATCGTCGCGCGCGGCAAAGCCATCGGTTTTCAGTTCGACCTGGAAAAGCGCAGCCATTTCTACAACACCTTCGATGCCCATCGCCTTCTGCTCTGGGCCGTGCAAGAAGGCCACCAGGTCACGCTGAACAAAATTCTGCTCAAAGCTTATTTCACCAACGGCGAAAACCCCAGCAACCACGAAACACTGGTACGCCTGGCCGGTGAAGCAGGACTTTCAACCACCCGCGCCCGGGAAATTTTGGCCAGCGAGGCGTTCGCTATCGAGGTACGTGAACTTGAGAGTTTTTACCTCCAACGCGGGATTAACTCGGTCCCGGCCATGGTGCTGAACGGACGTCAGTTGATGTCAGGATCGTTATCAGTCAAGGAATACGAACAAGTCCTCAGGCAAGTGGCACGCGAGTCCGCCACAGCCTGA